A genome region from Pygocentrus nattereri isolate fPygNat1 chromosome 6, fPygNat1.pri, whole genome shotgun sequence includes the following:
- the LOC108412491 gene encoding uncharacterized protein C21orf62: MDMTVPSSCLQPLLCILLPLHFAGTETNPYLRPNVTLLFDSTVHSNSLRNCSCTAAVRHCDEALANLLCSCSTVSRSSLTPGGLRWDDSSRTLTVWVREPWVLRDLLNGSQVSELQLSLCTPVPIQGPAQYLTLVGLRKLQVYTSAKSTLHQDQALNTISKAGPDAQDSALRIAFLDMWSLSGVLHLKAYSVVGPPLQALKQHFPNLNLSGKDVQSSDLERMPSILTFIY, encoded by the coding sequence ATGGACATGACAGTGCCATCTTCTTGCTTGCAGCCTCTCCTGTGCATTCTCCTCCCTTTGCACTTTGCAGGCACAGAGACTAACCCTTACCTCCGCCCAAATGTCACCCTGTTGTTCGACAGCACCGTGCACAGCAACAGCTTGCGCAACTGCAGCTGCACAGCAGCAGTGCGCCATTGCGACGAGGCTCTAGCTAACCTGCTGTGCAGCTGCAGCACTGTTTCTCGCTCATCACTGACCCCTGGTGGCCTGAGGTGGGATGACAGCAGCAGGACACTAACAGTGTGGGTGCGCGAACCCTGGGTGCTGAGGGATCTCCTGAATGGCAGCCAGGTCTCAGAGCTCCAACTGTCTCTGTGCACCCCAGTCCCAATCCAAGGCCCGGCCCAGTATCTCACTCTAGTGGGTCTGAGGAAGCTTCAGGTGTACACCTCTGCCAAAAGCACACTGCACCAGGACCAAGCCCTGAACACCATCTCCAAAGCAGGGCCTGATGCACAAGACAGTGCCCTCAGAATCGCCTTTTTAGACATGTGGTCACTGTCTGGGGTCCTTCACTTGAAGGCGTACAGTGTGGTCGGACCTCCCCTCCAAGCTCTCAAGCAACATTTCCCCAACCTCAATCTCTCTGGAAAAGATGTTCAGAGCAGTGATCTGGAAAGGATGCCGTCAATCCTAACTTTTATTTACTAA